Proteins encoded within one genomic window of Salipaludibacillus agaradhaerens:
- the hcp gene encoding hydroxylamine reductase: MFCNQCEQTPVGGCTVMGVCGKDPDLASIQDTIILGLKGVAAYATHARSLGYIDQEVDGITHQALYTTLTNANFNMQENIDMAMEVGRATIRVMDLLDKAHTDRLGTPSPVTISQNKVEGKAIIVTGHDLFALEELLKQSEGKGVNIYTHSEMLPAHGYPHLKKYAHLKGNIGKAWFDQRRLFEKFPGAILATTNCVMPIKGSYADRFFSYHIAGLEGVQKIEANDFGPLIQRALELPEANMSSEETLVTGYHHETVLGLAPEIIDAIKAGKIQRFFVIAGCDSPGKKGNYYRELATSLPDNTVILTTSCGKFRFNDVDYGTVPGTDIPRYIDLGQCNNSGSTIKIAQALADAFECEVNELPVSIVLSWFEQKAVAILLGLFSLGIQDIRIGPTPPDFISEGVLHHLVETFGLKLITQAEDDIAAMLEN; this comes from the coding sequence ATGTTTTGTAACCAATGTGAACAAACACCTGTGGGAGGCTGTACAGTGATGGGGGTATGTGGTAAAGACCCTGATTTAGCCAGTATCCAAGACACCATTATTTTAGGATTAAAAGGGGTTGCAGCCTATGCAACACATGCTCGCTCTCTAGGTTATATTGACCAAGAAGTGGACGGCATCACCCATCAAGCTCTATATACTACCCTGACAAATGCTAATTTTAACATGCAGGAAAACATCGATATGGCTATGGAAGTTGGCCGAGCGACCATCAGAGTCATGGACTTACTCGATAAAGCCCATACCGATCGACTCGGCACCCCTAGCCCTGTCACTATTTCACAAAATAAAGTGGAAGGTAAAGCGATTATTGTGACTGGTCACGACTTGTTTGCTCTTGAAGAATTACTTAAACAATCGGAAGGAAAAGGTGTTAATATTTACACCCACTCTGAAATGTTACCAGCCCATGGCTATCCCCATTTGAAAAAATACGCTCATTTAAAAGGAAATATAGGTAAAGCATGGTTTGATCAACGCCGTCTGTTCGAAAAATTCCCTGGTGCTATCCTTGCTACCACGAATTGTGTCATGCCAATTAAAGGATCGTATGCTGACCGCTTCTTCTCCTACCATATAGCAGGTCTTGAAGGTGTGCAGAAAATTGAAGCAAACGACTTTGGTCCTCTTATACAACGAGCATTAGAACTCCCAGAGGCTAACATGTCTTCTGAAGAAACATTAGTAACGGGCTACCACCATGAAACAGTTTTAGGACTGGCTCCGGAAATTATTGATGCCATTAAGGCAGGGAAAATTCAACGATTCTTCGTTATCGCTGGGTGTGATTCTCCTGGAAAAAAAGGAAACTATTATCGGGAATTGGCTACTTCATTACCAGATAACACAGTCATTCTAACGACCTCCTGTGGTAAGTTTAGATTTAATGATGTGGACTACGGCACTGTACCAGGCACAGATATTCCTCGTTATATAGATTTAGGCCAATGTAATAACTCAGGCTCAACTATAAAAATAGCTCAAGCCTTGGCTGATGCATTTGAGTGTGAGGTGAACGAACTTCCCGTTAGTATCGTGCTCTCTTGGTTTGAACAAAAAGCTGTGGCCATCTTGTTAGGTCTCTTTAGCCTCGGTATTCAAGATATTCGAATTGGGCCAACGCCTCCTGATTTTATCTCTGAAGGTGTCCTCCATCATTTAGTGGAAACATTTGGATTGAAGCTGATCACTCAAGCAGAAGATGATATAGCTGCCATGTTAGAAAATTAA
- a CDS encoding type 1 glutamine amidotransferase domain-containing protein, which yields MTLEGKKILTVVEDEFEDSELIYPHYRLQEEGMIAHIAGKEAGKSYYGKHGVPVKTDYSFDQINIEEYEALLVPGGWAPDKLRRYDEVLKMVQFMNDQQKVIGQICHAGWVLISANILEGKNVTSTPGIKDDMMNAGAVWHNEEVIIDGHLVSSRRPPDLPAYGHALVTALKKD from the coding sequence ATGACACTTGAAGGTAAGAAAATTCTAACGGTGGTAGAAGATGAATTTGAAGATTCTGAACTGATTTACCCCCATTATCGTTTACAAGAGGAAGGAATGATCGCGCATATAGCGGGAAAAGAAGCTGGAAAAAGTTATTACGGAAAACATGGGGTTCCAGTCAAGACTGATTATAGCTTTGATCAAATAAACATTGAAGAATATGAGGCGCTCCTCGTACCAGGTGGGTGGGCTCCGGATAAACTTCGCCGTTATGATGAAGTGCTTAAGATGGTTCAATTCATGAACGATCAACAAAAAGTCATTGGTCAAATTTGCCATGCGGGATGGGTTCTTATCTCTGCAAACATTCTAGAAGGTAAAAATGTTACAAGTACACCAGGAATTAAAGACGATATGATGAATGCTGGTGCCGTATGGCATAATGAGGAAGTCATCATTGATGGCCATCTAGTATCTAGTCGTCGACCACCAGATTTACCCGCTTACGGACATGCGTTGGTAACGGCTCTGAAAAAAGACTGA
- a CDS encoding C40 family peptidase — MMLTMGKKQKRFILGSAMATATLLQSTEDSESLTNSSLQDVKLNHLSVLNFTKSEVKLEKNLTTSLKLKVVNSEPTRSVVKNTDMQSVWPANILLTKGESGKKVKTIQSYLGDLGYYVSEPDGVFGSKTEEAVRHYQKDHGLKIDGKVGADTITHLVGTKSTFKNDHYTAESLIDAELPPVYRTAKMKSSTREDNTSTVYINDSSQSQQQSDYLAFGDESHEVKQLQQQLKKAGYYTAEADGVYGSYTQQAVRQLQKDHQLSVDGLAGKEVLNFLADNLDELKQQTASTKSSDKANTVSDHSSSEAPATTDVIATAKNLIGIPYEWGGTTTSGFDCSGFLQYVYDKSGITLPRTVAEIWEVTTPVSSPQPGDIVFFETYQKGPSHAGIYLGDGQFIHTGSSSGVSIADLQNSYWQPRYLETRRITK, encoded by the coding sequence ATGATGCTCACCATGGGGAAAAAACAGAAGCGTTTTATATTAGGATCAGCAATGGCGACTGCAACGCTTCTTCAGTCCACCGAAGATTCAGAATCTCTTACTAATTCGAGTCTGCAGGATGTCAAACTGAACCATTTATCAGTGCTGAATTTTACAAAAAGCGAGGTAAAGTTAGAGAAAAATCTAACGACATCATTAAAGTTAAAGGTTGTGAATTCAGAGCCTACACGTTCAGTTGTCAAGAATACTGATATGCAATCAGTCTGGCCAGCAAACATTCTATTAACCAAAGGTGAAAGCGGAAAAAAAGTGAAAACGATCCAAAGCTATTTAGGCGACCTCGGCTACTATGTTTCAGAACCTGACGGTGTGTTTGGAAGTAAAACTGAAGAGGCAGTGCGCCATTACCAAAAAGATCACGGGCTCAAAATCGACGGTAAAGTAGGCGCCGATACTATCACCCATCTTGTAGGAACAAAATCTACTTTCAAAAATGACCACTATACGGCTGAATCCTTAATCGATGCTGAATTACCTCCCGTGTACCGAACAGCCAAAATGAAAAGTTCTACTAGAGAGGACAATACCTCCACTGTTTATATTAATGACTCTTCACAAAGTCAACAACAGTCCGATTACTTAGCTTTCGGAGACGAGAGTCATGAGGTTAAACAGTTACAACAACAATTAAAAAAAGCAGGTTATTACACCGCTGAAGCTGATGGCGTATATGGCAGTTATACACAACAAGCAGTACGACAACTACAGAAAGATCATCAGCTATCTGTAGACGGACTAGCTGGAAAGGAAGTCTTAAATTTTCTGGCAGATAACCTTGATGAGTTAAAACAACAAACCGCTTCAACAAAGTCATCAGACAAAGCGAACACCGTAAGTGATCATTCATCATCAGAAGCGCCTGCAACTACTGATGTTATTGCGACAGCTAAAAATTTGATTGGTATTCCTTATGAATGGGGAGGAACTACTACTAGTGGCTTCGATTGCAGTGGGTTTTTGCAGTATGTTTACGATAAATCTGGCATTACTTTGCCGAGAACCGTTGCAGAAATATGGGAAGTGACGACACCCGTTTCCTCTCCGCAGCCAGGTGATATTGTCTTTTTTGAAACTTATCAAAAAGGCCCTTCTCACGCAGGCATTTATCTTGGTGATGGTCAATTTATTCATACTGGCTCTTCAAGTGGTGTTTCTATCGCTGATTTACAAAATTCCTACTGGCAACCCCGTTACCTTGAGACAAGAAGAATAACGAAATAG
- a CDS encoding thiamine pyrophosphate-dependent enzyme: protein MAMTEKKVQDQSKAVQISTFESGNEMAAMAAAQINYHVMGYFPITPSTEVAQYLDMMKAKGLHDIELIAADGEHGSAGICFGAATTGARVFNATSANGFLYMIEQLPVQSGLRFPMVMNLVTRAVSGPLDIRGDHSDLYYGLNTGWVILTARTPQAVYDMNLIALKLSEHKDVRLPVIVAYDGFYTSHQKRKVNLFRDRETVQAFVGEPPKGFPVSIDKEKTVTIGAHMNGDDLMNNHFQQSEALYKAYDVYEEVAAEYAALSGRHYDVLDLYKMDDADVALFLLNSAAESSKDVVDRLRAKGIRAGVISPNIIRPFPAEDIRVALKHVKALLVAERADSFGANGANLTHEVKSALQEDPDNHTLVLSRVFGLGGKDFYPDDAQAFFDMAIDAANKGIIDKPFDYYGIQPGAPEKKLEQVIEPMTGDTYKTGLINVTEDAETNKLKVRIPPLRQLTGKPKRFASGHGACPGCGIFPGLELFFKGIEGDAVILFHTGCGYVVTTAYPYSSHKQPFLHNLFQNGPATLSGTLEAFFEMKERGEIEIDEDFTFVMITGDGGMDIGMGSAIGTALRNHKMIILEYDNEGYMNTGSQMSYSTPLGHMTSTTSVGKAKQGKPFHHKDTAQIMASTNIPYVFTGTEAYPQDLIKKAAKAQWYAQNVGMVYGKILITCPLNWKSADRDGEKIMKAAVESCFFPLYEVERGETTITYDPEAKKKRIELSEWLQYMGKTKHMLKEENKDMLQEFETEVERRWKTLKVKHDTPFI, encoded by the coding sequence ATGGCAATGACAGAAAAAAAAGTTCAAGATCAATCAAAAGCAGTTCAAATAAGTACGTTTGAATCTGGTAACGAAATGGCTGCCATGGCTGCAGCGCAAATCAATTATCATGTTATGGGTTATTTTCCGATCACCCCATCAACTGAGGTTGCTCAGTACCTAGATATGATGAAGGCAAAGGGACTACACGATATTGAATTGATTGCGGCCGATGGTGAGCATGGTTCAGCAGGCATTTGTTTTGGTGCCGCAACAACCGGTGCCCGTGTTTTCAATGCCACGAGTGCCAATGGTTTTTTATACATGATTGAACAATTACCTGTCCAATCAGGGCTACGTTTCCCAATGGTCATGAATCTTGTCACGAGAGCTGTCAGTGGTCCTCTTGATATTCGCGGCGATCACTCAGATTTATATTACGGCTTAAACACTGGTTGGGTTATTTTAACTGCCCGTACACCTCAGGCTGTGTATGACATGAATTTAATTGCGCTAAAATTATCTGAGCATAAAGATGTTCGTCTACCAGTTATTGTGGCATATGACGGTTTCTATACGTCTCATCAAAAACGAAAAGTAAACTTGTTCAGAGATCGTGAAACAGTACAAGCATTTGTAGGTGAACCACCTAAAGGTTTCCCTGTGAGTATCGATAAAGAAAAAACGGTTACCATCGGGGCTCACATGAACGGTGATGATTTAATGAACAACCATTTCCAACAATCTGAGGCTCTTTATAAAGCTTATGACGTCTATGAAGAGGTTGCTGCTGAATACGCTGCACTGTCTGGACGACACTATGATGTCCTTGATTTATATAAGATGGATGATGCTGATGTGGCACTCTTTCTGTTAAATTCTGCAGCTGAATCATCAAAAGATGTCGTAGACCGTTTACGAGCTAAAGGGATTCGAGCAGGCGTCATCAGTCCCAATATTATCCGTCCCTTCCCTGCTGAAGACATTCGAGTGGCATTAAAACATGTAAAAGCGCTTTTAGTCGCTGAACGAGCTGATTCATTTGGAGCAAATGGCGCTAATTTAACCCATGAAGTCAAATCGGCTCTACAAGAAGATCCAGATAATCATACACTCGTGTTAAGTCGCGTCTTCGGTTTAGGTGGTAAAGATTTTTATCCGGATGATGCGCAAGCCTTTTTCGACATGGCCATTGACGCAGCTAATAAAGGGATCATAGATAAACCGTTTGATTACTACGGTATTCAACCTGGTGCTCCAGAGAAAAAACTTGAGCAAGTTATTGAACCAATGACTGGGGATACGTATAAAACAGGATTAATTAATGTAACAGAGGATGCAGAAACTAACAAACTAAAAGTTAGAATACCCCCTCTTCGCCAGCTTACAGGAAAGCCGAAACGTTTTGCATCAGGTCATGGGGCCTGTCCAGGTTGCGGTATTTTCCCTGGACTTGAGTTATTCTTTAAAGGGATTGAAGGCGATGCTGTCATCCTCTTCCATACTGGTTGCGGCTATGTGGTGACAACTGCTTATCCTTACAGTTCACATAAACAGCCATTTCTTCACAATTTATTTCAAAATGGTCCAGCGACTCTATCAGGTACCTTAGAGGCCTTCTTTGAAATGAAGGAGCGCGGAGAAATTGAGATTGATGAAGATTTCACCTTTGTTATGATAACTGGCGATGGTGGTATGGATATTGGGATGGGATCTGCTATTGGAACGGCTTTAAGAAACCATAAAATGATTATTTTAGAATATGACAACGAAGGCTACATGAATACCGGTTCCCAAATGTCTTACTCCACACCACTCGGTCACATGACGAGTACCACATCGGTAGGAAAGGCAAAACAGGGTAAGCCGTTCCACCATAAAGATACGGCTCAAATTATGGCTTCAACAAATATTCCGTATGTTTTTACTGGAACAGAAGCCTATCCGCAAGATTTAATTAAAAAAGCGGCAAAAGCCCAGTGGTATGCCCAAAATGTGGGGATGGTTTACGGTAAAATTTTAATTACATGCCCATTAAACTGGAAATCCGCTGATCGTGATGGTGAAAAAATAATGAAAGCAGCAGTAGAATCATGCTTTTTCCCTCTTTATGAAGTGGAAAGAGGAGAAACAACGATCACTTATGACCCAGAAGCTAAGAAAAAGCGCATTGAACTCTCCGAATGGCTTCAATATATGGGGAAAACGAAACACATGCTTAAAGAAGAGAATAAAGACATGCTACAAGAGTTTGAAACAGAAGTAGAACGTCGATGGAAAACGTTAAAAGTCAAGCATGATACCCCATTTATTTAA
- the yhfH gene encoding protein YhfH, with the protein MLMSSTEFFSHLPPKECAKCGEVMDEMHECYANKCVDCESDIQ; encoded by the coding sequence ATGCTCATGTCAAGTACGGAATTTTTCAGTCATTTACCTCCGAAAGAGTGTGCTAAATGTGGTGAGGTAATGGATGAAATGCATGAATGTTATGCAAATAAATGTGTTGATTGCGAAAGTGACATTCAATAA
- a CDS encoding DUF3891 family protein translates to MITREDGEGVICIEQNEHGLISGQLVHQWRDDLFLRPDLKPRVTYAITHHDRSWIPLDRKLEYSEEEGKVASFIDYPLKRKLRAYEQGVHQFLKEDVYAAYLISRHYASFFENGEEKEGVPFMAQEKQRQKHLFSQLLYKDISLTKEEETFHFDLLQLCDNLSLYLCMNTWGASKEEEISWFKAGFPQRLSPLNGEKFQAFWQSETEVRLTPFPFHTNRLHIRLPYKKLIKKRLTKTTVTEEYKKAPVNYHPIVITP, encoded by the coding sequence ATGATTACACGTGAGGATGGAGAGGGAGTCATTTGCATTGAACAAAATGAACATGGATTAATATCTGGCCAGCTTGTTCATCAATGGCGAGATGATTTATTTTTGCGCCCAGATTTAAAACCGAGAGTGACGTATGCCATAACACATCATGATCGCAGTTGGATTCCTCTAGATAGAAAGCTTGAATATAGTGAGGAAGAAGGAAAGGTGGCTTCTTTTATCGACTACCCGCTAAAGCGTAAATTACGTGCGTATGAACAAGGTGTTCATCAGTTTTTAAAAGAAGATGTGTATGCCGCCTACTTAATTAGCCGCCATTATGCCAGTTTTTTTGAAAACGGTGAGGAAAAAGAAGGTGTCCCCTTTATGGCGCAGGAAAAACAACGACAGAAACATTTGTTCTCTCAACTGTTATATAAAGATATTTCTCTCACAAAGGAAGAAGAAACATTTCATTTTGATTTGTTGCAACTGTGTGATAATTTATCGCTTTATTTGTGCATGAACACTTGGGGAGCTAGTAAAGAGGAAGAAATAAGCTGGTTCAAAGCAGGATTTCCTCAGAGGCTTAGTCCATTAAATGGCGAGAAATTCCAAGCGTTTTGGCAATCTGAAACGGAAGTGAGACTTACCCCGTTCCCATTTCACACGAACCGTCTTCATATTCGACTTCCATATAAAAAATTGATTAAAAAACGATTAACTAAAACGACGGTTACTGAGGAATATAAAAAAGCCCCTGTCAATTACCATCCCATTGTGATCACACCTTAA
- a CDS encoding RidA family protein, whose product MQKMIRKNPRIMPKPVGNYSHITRVPKGAGLIVTSGQVGTDMDGNIPSNLNDQITNTFVNMKKVLESEGLTEANIIKVNIWATEEIDWDYLDAQWDALFGAEYPSMTVAYISALGWPELKIEIELWCAEV is encoded by the coding sequence ATGCAAAAAATGATTAGAAAAAACCCTAGGATTATGCCAAAACCCGTAGGGAACTACAGTCACATCACTAGAGTGCCAAAAGGGGCGGGTTTGATTGTAACATCGGGTCAAGTTGGGACAGATATGGATGGCAATATTCCTTCAAATTTAAACGATCAAATTACAAACACTTTCGTCAACATGAAAAAGGTTCTTGAATCAGAAGGGCTGACTGAAGCGAACATTATAAAGGTTAATATATGGGCAACAGAAGAAATAGATTGGGATTATTTAGATGCTCAATGGGATGCGTTATTTGGAGCTGAATACCCATCTATGACAGTTGCATATATTTCTGCACTAGGATGGCCAGAGTTAAAAATTGAAATTGAACTATGGTGTGCTGAGGTTTAA
- a CDS encoding HD domain-containing protein codes for MIELKGLILNAENWVKQLFGEDTSGHDFYHTDRVRKAARTIAEKEGADAELCELAALLHDAGDDKFHPSEEAGKQFVKRWLQKQEVTNETIEKLVDIIETVSFKGGNNRPPASLEARVVQDADRLDAIGAIGIARCFMFAGYKGEAMYHPELKPRDIITKEAYRQERSSAINHFYEKLLKLSELMTTETGKQMARERHQFLETFLHEFFAEWEGQR; via the coding sequence GTGATAGAATTGAAGGGATTAATTCTTAATGCAGAAAATTGGGTGAAGCAGCTGTTTGGGGAGGATACGAGTGGCCATGATTTTTACCATACTGATAGGGTGAGAAAAGCGGCCAGAACAATTGCTGAAAAAGAAGGCGCTGATGCTGAGTTGTGCGAGCTAGCAGCATTGCTGCATGATGCAGGTGATGATAAATTTCATCCATCGGAAGAAGCGGGGAAGCAATTTGTGAAAAGGTGGTTACAAAAGCAGGAAGTCACAAATGAGACAATTGAAAAATTGGTTGATATCATTGAAACAGTCTCTTTTAAAGGAGGAAATAACAGACCGCCTGCTTCCCTTGAGGCAAGAGTCGTGCAAGATGCTGATCGGCTTGATGCCATAGGAGCTATTGGAATAGCACGCTGTTTCATGTTTGCGGGATATAAAGGCGAGGCCATGTACCACCCGGAGCTAAAGCCCCGAGATATCATAACAAAAGAGGCATACAGACAAGAAAGGTCGTCTGCCATTAATCATTTTTATGAAAAGTTATTAAAGCTCTCTGAGTTGATGACGACGGAAACAGGTAAACAGATGGCGCGTGAACGACACCAATTTTTAGAAACATTCCTTCACGAATTTTTCGCAGAATGGGAAGGGCAAAGATAG
- a CDS encoding alpha/beta hydrolase, which produces MEHSHTWIKEMNNKVFNFNKLNPHLTTSSLQHYLAYYSFDITAFTTYRCGTVEVQEKKIFIQAFLRENSKGTIYFVHGYLDHTGGMSRTINKLLNDGYDVISLDLPGHGFSQGESGSIASFDDYVEAVEKGYYVIEETLNRQNIIGLGHSTGGGILFHAASENKVNLAKLVLVAPLYIPYGWNMFKGVLKTAGKIIPRSKRRFKKNSEDYVYRDFIKNDPLQVKLLSSSWVLAMEEWQKRIISCPILDIPVYCLQGGKDTTVDWKKNVSFYEQKCRRIQIALFPNGRHQLLNESNVVREFVYERIRSYLEDE; this is translated from the coding sequence ATGGAACACTCACATACATGGATTAAAGAAATGAATAATAAAGTTTTTAATTTCAATAAGCTAAATCCACATCTCACTACGAGTTCTCTGCAACACTATTTAGCTTATTATTCTTTTGATATTACAGCGTTTACTACTTATAGATGTGGAACGGTGGAAGTGCAGGAAAAGAAAATATTTATTCAAGCATTTTTACGAGAGAACTCAAAAGGCACAATTTACTTTGTACATGGTTATTTAGACCACACAGGGGGCATGAGCAGAACAATTAATAAGCTCCTTAACGACGGCTATGACGTGATTAGCCTTGATCTTCCTGGCCATGGTTTTTCTCAAGGTGAGTCCGGCTCTATTGCTTCTTTTGACGACTACGTCGAAGCAGTAGAAAAGGGCTACTACGTGATTGAGGAGACGTTAAATAGACAAAACATCATCGGATTAGGGCATAGCACAGGTGGCGGAATTCTTTTTCATGCAGCCAGTGAGAACAAAGTAAACCTTGCGAAATTAGTGCTCGTGGCTCCTTTGTATATTCCATATGGATGGAATATGTTTAAAGGGGTCCTAAAAACAGCAGGTAAGATCATTCCAAGATCCAAAAGACGATTCAAAAAAAATTCGGAGGATTACGTCTATCGAGATTTTATCAAAAACGACCCATTACAAGTTAAATTGCTTTCTTCTTCATGGGTACTGGCTATGGAAGAGTGGCAGAAACGGATTATTAGCTGCCCGATCCTTGATATTCCTGTCTATTGTTTGCAGGGAGGGAAAGATACCACTGTTGATTGGAAGAAAAACGTCTCATTTTATGAACAAAAATGCCGTCGCATTCAAATTGCCTTGTTTCCAAATGGACGGCATCAGCTTTTAAACGAAAGTAACGTTGTCCGCGAGTTTGTTTATGAGCGCATACGGTCCTATTTAGAGGACGAGTAA
- a CDS encoding 2-oxoacid:acceptor oxidoreductase family protein, which produces MSVLPKKNELGFFEIRLESIGGLGANLAGKMLAEAGVDGLGLNGSNFSSYGSEKKGSPVKSFVRFCDPEVDIRDHSPIEQPHVIGVFHEALYKMVDVVSGLNADGVVLVNTKSNFDTIKQDLKLDYGTLAAVDALKIAYEEKTKVNTAMLGALFRILDFLDAEHMRSVIKRTFEKKYPHLVEPNIRTFNRGYNEVQFKKYDVPEGAVSKEFSRIQPRLGYETQEIGGIISAQANSIQKDLSGSRIGFLPKYDADSCIHCAACDTVCPDYCFVWEQGEDKRGRPQMFLKGIDYQYCKGCLKCVDACPTEALADFEEVKGFAEANKVSHNFPLVQGGAK; this is translated from the coding sequence ATGTCTGTATTACCAAAAAAGAACGAGCTTGGATTCTTTGAAATTCGTCTTGAATCTATCGGCGGTCTCGGAGCCAACCTCGCTGGAAAAATGCTTGCTGAAGCAGGTGTTGACGGTTTAGGTTTAAATGGATCCAATTTTTCTTCATACGGATCTGAAAAAAAAGGATCACCCGTTAAATCTTTTGTTCGATTTTGTGACCCAGAGGTAGATATAAGGGACCATTCACCTATTGAACAGCCTCATGTTATTGGGGTATTTCATGAAGCGCTTTATAAGATGGTTGATGTTGTAAGCGGATTAAATGCTGATGGTGTCGTGTTAGTGAATACTAAAAGCAACTTTGATACGATCAAGCAAGATTTGAAGTTAGACTACGGCACACTAGCTGCTGTGGATGCGCTCAAAATTGCTTATGAAGAAAAAACGAAAGTAAATACGGCGATGCTTGGCGCTCTGTTTCGTATTTTAGATTTTTTGGATGCCGAACATATGAGAAGTGTCATAAAAAGAACTTTTGAGAAGAAATATCCTCACCTCGTAGAGCCTAACATTCGAACATTTAATAGAGGGTATAATGAGGTCCAATTTAAAAAGTATGATGTGCCAGAAGGTGCAGTAAGCAAAGAATTTTCGAGAATACAGCCCCGCCTCGGTTATGAAACGCAAGAGATCGGCGGGATTATCTCTGCTCAAGCTAATAGTATCCAAAAAGATTTGAGTGGTTCACGAATTGGTTTCTTACCTAAATATGATGCAGACAGCTGTATCCATTGTGCAGCTTGTGATACGGTCTGTCCCGACTATTGCTTTGTTTGGGAACAAGGAGAGGACAAACGAGGTCGTCCACAAATGTTCCTAAAAGGCATTGATTATCAATATTGTAAAGGCTGTCTTAAATGTGTCGATGCCTGTCCTACAGAGGCATTAGCAGATTTTGAAGAAGTAAAAGGATTCGCTGAAGCGAATAAAGTGAGTCACAATTTCCCACTCGTTCAAGGGGGTGCGAAGTAA
- a CDS encoding chemotaxis protein, with protein MVENKGILLESGTNELEVIVFEIGQGIFGINVMKVREIIQPLDVTLMPHSHPNVEGIIRLREEVMPVINLAKALGFPESDTPSHDKLIVTELNKVKVAFHVHSVSRIHRISWEQIEKPNKLSQGLQDLTIGVIKMDENMILLLDYEKVVYDIMPDSAISLNKLEGIEAKDRSHKQLLVAEDSPILRQLLKDVLEEAGYTRLIFTEDGKQAMEYLEGKNGQRIDLLITDIEMPVMDGHHLTRRVKENPTLKSLPVIIFSSLITGDLYHKGERVGADVQISKPEVGELVEHLDRLLEI; from the coding sequence ATGGTAGAAAATAAAGGAATATTGCTTGAAAGTGGGACTAATGAACTAGAAGTGATTGTATTTGAAATAGGTCAAGGGATTTTTGGCATTAATGTGATGAAAGTACGAGAAATTATTCAGCCTCTTGATGTCACTTTAATGCCTCATTCCCATCCAAATGTAGAAGGAATTATTCGGTTAAGAGAAGAAGTTATGCCAGTGATTAATTTGGCTAAAGCTCTTGGATTTCCTGAATCTGATACGCCTAGTCACGATAAATTAATTGTGACAGAGTTAAACAAAGTCAAAGTGGCGTTCCACGTTCATTCTGTCTCTCGTATTCATAGAATTTCTTGGGAACAAATTGAAAAACCAAATAAATTAAGTCAAGGATTACAGGATCTTACAATCGGTGTCATAAAAATGGATGAGAATATGATTCTGTTGCTTGATTATGAAAAAGTTGTCTATGACATTATGCCAGATTCCGCAATTTCCTTAAATAAATTAGAAGGAATTGAGGCTAAAGACCGCTCTCATAAACAGCTGCTAGTTGCGGAAGATTCACCTATTTTAAGACAACTTTTAAAGGATGTTTTGGAAGAAGCTGGTTATACTCGCTTGATTTTTACCGAAGATGGTAAGCAGGCTATGGAATATTTAGAAGGTAAAAACGGTCAAAGAATTGATTTGCTTATTACGGATATTGAAATGCCGGTCATGGATGGTCACCATTTAACAAGAAGAGTAAAAGAAAATCCGACTTTAAAAAGTTTACCAGTCATCATTTTTTCATCATTAATTACAGGTGATTTATATCATAAAGGTGAACGAGTTGGGGCAGATGTACAAATTAGTAAACCAGAAGTGGGCGAACTTGTGGAGCACCTTGACAGATTATTAGAAATTTAA